The Spirosoma oryzicola region ATCTTAATGCTCTGCTACGTCAAGGAAGAAGGTAAATCGGGCCTCGACGAGCGTAAATCCTGGGTGAAAGCTTTTGGGTCGAAGGGTAAGTTACTCGGCGTTAAAAAGCTGTACGATAACAAGATACCGGACTGGGTGGGGGAGTACTGCCGCGAACAGGGCGCTAAGATCAGTCCCAAGGCCTGCCAGCTCCTGGCCGACCACATTGGCAACGATTTGAAACGACTGGCGGGTGAGATCGACAAAATACTGATCAACCTGCACGTTGGTGAAGAAATTTCGGCTGCGACCGTCGAACGACTGGTGGGTATCAGCAAAGAATACAACGTTTTTGAACTGCAAAAGGCGCTGACCCAGCGCGATGTGGTCAAGGCAAATCAGATTGTCGATTACTTCGCCCGCAACCCGAAAGATAACCCACTAGTGGTCATTCTGGCCCAGTTGTTTGGTTATTTTAGCAAAGTGCTGCTGGTGCAGTCGTCCAAAGACCAGACCGACAAAGGGCTGGCTCCGCTTTTGGGCGTTAATCCGTTCTTTTTGAAAGATTACCTCACTGCGGCCCGCACGTTCACGTTGCCAAAAGTCGCCGATATCATTCATGCCATTCGCCGGGCCGATGCGCAAAGTAAGGGAATCGATACGCCAACGATGAACGAAGGGGATATTCTTCGCGAACTGGTGTTTAGTATTCTGCATTAGACACTTGACTTTTTATTGCCAAAGCCGCTTTACTGACCCAGTAAAGCGGCTTTTTGCTGACTACGGAGTACCCGAAAACAAGCCAGCCATTTTTCGCCAAAAACAAATTTAAGCCAGTAAGCACCCGACGATGGGTGGAGAGTCATACCTTTTTGTTAATATTGCAACATAGTTGCATTAATAACCGTTTACTTGGTTAAGACGACAGAGAGCTGATGCGTGTTTTAAGGAAGCTTGGCTTGTTGGCTGGGTTGCTCATCAGCACAATTACGTCGGGATGGTCGCAGTCGGCAACCTGCCCGACGGTGTTGAGTGGGAAAATTATAGGAAAAGACAACCGGGAACCGCTGATGGGAGCCACCGTGT contains the following coding sequences:
- the holA gene encoding DNA polymerase III subunit delta; protein product: MIPAVDALLKDIRNKRIAPVYLIHGDEPYYLDRIAEELEKVAIPVAERGFNQFVLFGKDTDAGAVLNYARRYPFMAERQLVIVKEAQQMAGIGDKSTQTLFEDYALNPLPSTILMLCYVKEEGKSGLDERKSWVKAFGSKGKLLGVKKLYDNKIPDWVGEYCREQGAKISPKACQLLADHIGNDLKRLAGEIDKILINLHVGEEISAATVERLVGISKEYNVFELQKALTQRDVVKANQIVDYFARNPKDNPLVVILAQLFGYFSKVLLVQSSKDQTDKGLAPLLGVNPFFLKDYLTAARTFTLPKVADIIHAIRRADAQSKGIDTPTMNEGDILRELVFSILH